A window from Fragaria vesca subsp. vesca linkage group LG5, FraVesHawaii_1.0, whole genome shotgun sequence encodes these proteins:
- the LOC101293309 gene encoding uncharacterized protein LOC101293309 has protein sequence MEPWEEQLDINDDVSELPSFSLRPCNHRASSPSPNPQSKPSSSSPPLIPGPASAVQAAMHRRSHTHSDEPVPTQELRRVVENGDEEDDDFAADSWLRALEFGGGGSRTPLGSIKKGLDTLRVAKVVAMIKSCTPNGLGDLMLTLKDPTGTIGATIHRKALSEGEFGKSISVGAVLVLQKVVVFSPSRSACYLNVTLNNIVKVISKDSGLLATKEFPISPVNTPAPISESSKTLRMAQETSLTAQSTQRIMKYLRQNTNVTGSENTEKHMEVGHTAPGRILSGHAHSASQYAAVEMEPSLVEKAMPNRINKMSVREDVIDTEYLTGVAEEIRMAEEDNSSSISQCISGSANSTEIPDNHGRITGAKRPRQPLSLTTALPDYTEEQLNQFDFD, from the exons ATGGAACCCTGGGAAGAACAACTCGACATAAACGACGACGTTTCAGAGCTCCCATCCTTCTCTCTCCGCCCTTGCAACCACCGCGCTTCGTCTCCTTCCCCAAATCCCCAATCCAAACCCTCCTCTTCATCTCCGCCCCTTATTCCAGGACCCGCTAGCGCCGTTCAGGCCGCGATGCACCGCCGCTCCCATACCCACTCCGACGAGCCGGTTCCGACGCAGGAGTTAAGGAGAGTCGTCGAGAACGGAGATGAGGAAGACGACGATTTCGCCGCCGATTCTTGGCTCCGCGCTCTCGAATTCGGAGGCGGCGGCTCTCGGACCCCTTTGGGCTCCATCAAGAAGGGGCTTGACACTCTCAGAGTAGCTAAG GTTGTTGCTATGATCAAATCTTGCACCCCAAATGGTCTTGGTGATCTCATGTTGACTTTGAAG GATCCTACAGGTACAATTGGTGCTACCATCCACCGCAAAGCCCTTTCCGAGGGAGAGTTTGGGAAGAGCATTTCTGTTGGTGCAGTTTTGGTTCTGCAGAAG GTGGTCGTGTTTTCTCCCTCGCGCTCTGCTTGTTATCTTAATGTGACTTTGAACAACATTGTCAAG GTAATTTCCAAGGACAGTGGACTTCTTGCCACAAAAGAATTTCCAATTTCACCAGTCAATACTCCTGCTCCCATCAGTG AAAGTAGTAAAACGTTACGGATGGCACAAGAAACATCCCTCACGGCACAAAGTACACAGCGAATCATGAAATATCTGAGACAAAATACCAATGTGACTGGGAGTGAAAATACTGAGAAGCATATGGAAGTTGGCCACACGGCACCTGGAAGGATTTTATCTGGTCATGCCCACTCTGCAAGCCAATATGCTGCTGTAGAGATGGAACCTTCATTGGTGGAAAAGGCTATGCCTAATAGAATCAATAAAATGTCAGTTAGAGAAGACGTTATTGATACCGAATATCTAACAGGGGTAGCTGAGGAGATCAGAATGGCTGAAGAGGACAATTCATCAAGCATCAGCCAATGCATTAGTGGTTCAGCAAACTCAACTGAGATTCCTGATAATCATGGGAGAATAACAGGAGCAAAACGGCCAAGGCAGCCACTGAGCTTAACAACTGCACTCCCAGACTATACAGAAGAACAACTAAATCAGTTTGATTTTGACTGA
- the LOC101307695 gene encoding probable ADP-ribosylation factor GTPase-activating protein AGD11-like: protein MTDSPGGRGSKSLMENLLGLLRIRVKRGVNLAVRDVRSSDPYIVIKMGKQKLKTRVIKKDVNPEWNEDLTLSVTDPSIPVKLTVYDHDTFSKDDKMGDAEFDIVPYIEALKMDYGGIPSGTIITRVQPCRQNCLSEESCVRWSEGKVIQDLCLRLRNVECGEVEIQLQWIDLPGSKGLS, encoded by the exons ATGACGGACTCACCTGGTGGTCGAGGGTCGAAATCTCTCATGGAGAATCTGCTCGGTCTTCTCCGCATCCGCGTCAAGCGCGGCGTTAACCTCGCCGTCCGCGACGTCCGTAGCAGCGATCCTTACATCGTTATCAAGATGGGCAAACAG AAACTGAAGACTCGTGTGATTAAAAAGGATGTTAATCCAGAGTGGAATGAAGATCTTACTCTTTCTGTTACGGACCCTTCTATTCCAGTCAAGCTG ACTGTGTATGATCACGATACGTTCAGCAAGGATGATAAAATGGGGGATGCAGAGTTCGACATAGTACCTTATATTGAGGCATTGAAGATGGATTATGGAGGCATCCCAAGCGGCACGATTATAACAAGAGTACAACCTTGCAGGCAAAACTGCCTATCTGAGGAGAGCTGCGTCCGCTGGAGCGAAGGCAAGGTCATCCAAGATCTCTGTCTCAGATTGAGAAATGTGGAATGCGGTGAAGTTGAAATCCAGTTGCAGTGGATCGATCTTCCTGGTTCCAAGGGCTTATCATGA